A single region of the Triticum dicoccoides isolate Atlit2015 ecotype Zavitan chromosome 2B, WEW_v2.0, whole genome shotgun sequence genome encodes:
- the LOC119364312 gene encoding protein PSK SIMULATOR 1-like isoform X1 — MDCNGCYMLKSRSIGVADVAFDDPAGGITELPDSIDLAHKQKVSGVWEAKVRDNMESTSRSFILSPKDDGFFISGSSKLHESTSEEASVSGKMAASQSTKDTSGNNGTSKVSRTGSGLGAAGMAGYGRAVEILDTLGCLMTTLSPDGGFISRTTKGTQISILAFEVANTILKGASVMQSLSEDSVTYFKQVVLPSEGVQNLISSDMGELMRIVANDRREELKVFSQEIVRFGNRCKNPQWHSLDRYFVKLESESVPQKQLKETATAEMQKLMALVQRTTDLYHELHALDRFEQDYRCQLKGSESSNKIEKDSFPGDNIQVVKLELKTQRSYVKNLKKRSLWSKTLEQVVEKLVDIVQYLHVEINVSYGTYDGGELSSAVNCQRLGPAGLALHYANTIIQIYSIVSRSGYVPANSRDALYQGLPPRVRLALPNKLRTSSMPQELTIDQIRAMMERTLKWLVPMAINTTCARGFLRFSEWAKSGTERVGRGPGRPDVIETLYHADKARTEAYILELVVWLHHLVSQSNRTANVKKAQSM; from the exons ATGGACTGCAACGGTTGCTACA TGTTGAAATCAAGGAGTATTGGCGTCGCCGATGTTGCGTTTGATGATCCAGCGGGCGGTATCACCGAGTTACCTGACTCGATAGACCTTGCACACAAGCAGAAGGTCAGCGGTGTTTGGGAAGCTAAAGTGAGAGACAATATGGAGTCGACGAGCCGATCCTTTATCTTGTCCCCCAAGGATGATGGCTTCTTTATTTCCGGGAGTAGTAAGCTGCACGAATCAACATCAGAAGAGGCATCTGTGTCTGGGAAGATGGCGGCATCTCAGTCGACGAAAGACACATCTGGAAACAATGGAACAAGCAAG GTTTCTAGAACAGGTTCAGGGCTTGGCGCAGCCGGCATGGCCGGGTATGGGAGAGCAGTGGAAATTCTAGACACACTAGGCTGCCTGATGACAACCTTAAGCCCGGATGGTGGTTTTATTTCTAGGACGACCAAAGGGACTCAGATATCAATTCTAGCTTTTGAGGTTGCTAACACAATACTGAAAGGCGCGAGTGTTATGCAATCTCTCTCGGAAGACTCTGTCACATACTTCAAACAGGTGGTGCTTCCTTCTGAAGGCGTGCAGAATTTGATTTCCAGTGACATGGGCGAGTTGATGCGGATTGTAGCTAATGACAGAAG GGAAGAGCTGAAAGTATTTTCACAAGAGATTGTCAGGTTTGGCAACCGTTGTAAAAATCCTCAATGGCATAGTCTGGACCGCTATTTTGTAAA ACTAGAATCAGAAAGTGTACCCCAGAAGCAGCTGAAAGAAACAGCCACAGCGGAGATGCAAAAGCTGATGGCTCTTGTTCAACGTACAACT GATTTATATCATGAGCTACATGCCTTAGATAGATTTGAGCAAGATTACCGCTGTCAACTAAAGGGAAGTGAAAGTTCAAATAAGATTGAAAAAG ATAGCTTTCCAGGAGATAATATTCAAGTTGTGAAACTCGAGTTGAAGACCCAAAGAAGTTACGTGAAGAACTTGAAGAAAAGATCTCTGTGGTCAAAGACATTGGAACAA GTTGTTGAGAAGCTTGTTGACATTGTGCAGTATTTACATGTTGAGATCAATGTTTCATATGGAACTTATG ATGGAGGTGAACTGAGTTCTGCTGTGAACTGTCAGAGACTAGGACCTGCTGGACTTGCATTGCACTATGCAAACACTATCATACAGATCTACAGCATT GTTTCTCGGTCAGGGTATGTACCCGCAAATTCAAGAGATGCCCTTTACCAAGGACTGCCACCAAGGGTCAGGTTGGCTCTACCAAATAAATTAAGAACTTCCTCAATGCCTCAGGAG CTCACTATTGATCAGATAAGGGCAATGATGGAGAGAACTCTGAAATGGCTTGTTCCGATGGCCATCAATACCACCTG TGCCCGAGGCTTCTTGCGGTTTAGTGAATGGGCAAAATCAGG GACCGAGCGGGTTGGAAGAGGACCGGGTCGACCGGACGTGatcgagacgctctaccacgccgaCAAGGCAAGGACAGAGGCTTACATACTAGAGTTGGTCGTGTGGCTTCACCACCTTGTTAGCCAGAGCAACCGGACGGCAAATGTTAAAAAAGCCCAGTCCATGTAA
- the LOC119364312 gene encoding protein PSK SIMULATOR 1-like isoform X2, producing MDCNGCYMLKSRSIGVADVAFDDPAGGITELPDSIDLAHKQKVSGVWEAKVRDNMESTSRSFILSPKDDGFFISGSSKLHESTSEEASVSGKMAASQSTKDTSGNNGTSKVSRTGSGLGAAGMAGYGRAVEILDTLGCLMTTLSPDGGFISRTTKGTQISILAFEVANTILKGASVMQSLSEDSVTYFKQVVLPSEGVQNLISSDMGELMRIVANDRREELKVFSQEIVRFGNRCKNPQWHSLDRYFVKLESESVPQKQLKETATAEMQKLMALVQRTTDLYHELHALDRFEQDYRCQLKGSESSNKIEKGDNIQVVKLELKTQRSYVKNLKKRSLWSKTLEQVVEKLVDIVQYLHVEINVSYGTYDGGELSSAVNCQRLGPAGLALHYANTIIQIYSIVSRSGYVPANSRDALYQGLPPRVRLALPNKLRTSSMPQELTIDQIRAMMERTLKWLVPMAINTTCARGFLRFSEWAKSGTERVGRGPGRPDVIETLYHADKARTEAYILELVVWLHHLVSQSNRTANVKKAQSM from the exons ATGGACTGCAACGGTTGCTACA TGTTGAAATCAAGGAGTATTGGCGTCGCCGATGTTGCGTTTGATGATCCAGCGGGCGGTATCACCGAGTTACCTGACTCGATAGACCTTGCACACAAGCAGAAGGTCAGCGGTGTTTGGGAAGCTAAAGTGAGAGACAATATGGAGTCGACGAGCCGATCCTTTATCTTGTCCCCCAAGGATGATGGCTTCTTTATTTCCGGGAGTAGTAAGCTGCACGAATCAACATCAGAAGAGGCATCTGTGTCTGGGAAGATGGCGGCATCTCAGTCGACGAAAGACACATCTGGAAACAATGGAACAAGCAAG GTTTCTAGAACAGGTTCAGGGCTTGGCGCAGCCGGCATGGCCGGGTATGGGAGAGCAGTGGAAATTCTAGACACACTAGGCTGCCTGATGACAACCTTAAGCCCGGATGGTGGTTTTATTTCTAGGACGACCAAAGGGACTCAGATATCAATTCTAGCTTTTGAGGTTGCTAACACAATACTGAAAGGCGCGAGTGTTATGCAATCTCTCTCGGAAGACTCTGTCACATACTTCAAACAGGTGGTGCTTCCTTCTGAAGGCGTGCAGAATTTGATTTCCAGTGACATGGGCGAGTTGATGCGGATTGTAGCTAATGACAGAAG GGAAGAGCTGAAAGTATTTTCACAAGAGATTGTCAGGTTTGGCAACCGTTGTAAAAATCCTCAATGGCATAGTCTGGACCGCTATTTTGTAAA ACTAGAATCAGAAAGTGTACCCCAGAAGCAGCTGAAAGAAACAGCCACAGCGGAGATGCAAAAGCTGATGGCTCTTGTTCAACGTACAACT GATTTATATCATGAGCTACATGCCTTAGATAGATTTGAGCAAGATTACCGCTGTCAACTAAAGGGAAGTGAAAGTTCAAATAAGATTGAAAAAG GAGATAATATTCAAGTTGTGAAACTCGAGTTGAAGACCCAAAGAAGTTACGTGAAGAACTTGAAGAAAAGATCTCTGTGGTCAAAGACATTGGAACAA GTTGTTGAGAAGCTTGTTGACATTGTGCAGTATTTACATGTTGAGATCAATGTTTCATATGGAACTTATG ATGGAGGTGAACTGAGTTCTGCTGTGAACTGTCAGAGACTAGGACCTGCTGGACTTGCATTGCACTATGCAAACACTATCATACAGATCTACAGCATT GTTTCTCGGTCAGGGTATGTACCCGCAAATTCAAGAGATGCCCTTTACCAAGGACTGCCACCAAGGGTCAGGTTGGCTCTACCAAATAAATTAAGAACTTCCTCAATGCCTCAGGAG CTCACTATTGATCAGATAAGGGCAATGATGGAGAGAACTCTGAAATGGCTTGTTCCGATGGCCATCAATACCACCTG TGCCCGAGGCTTCTTGCGGTTTAGTGAATGGGCAAAATCAGG GACCGAGCGGGTTGGAAGAGGACCGGGTCGACCGGACGTGatcgagacgctctaccacgccgaCAAGGCAAGGACAGAGGCTTACATACTAGAGTTGGTCGTGTGGCTTCACCACCTTGTTAGCCAGAGCAACCGGACGGCAAATGTTAAAAAAGCCCAGTCCATGTAA